A genome region from Schistocerca nitens isolate TAMUIC-IGC-003100 chromosome 4, iqSchNite1.1, whole genome shotgun sequence includes the following:
- the LOC126253441 gene encoding cuticle protein 16.5-like: protein MYKLIVLAAVLAVAAAAPGFLGAPAVAYTAPAVAAAPVAYAAPAVVKAAVAAPAVAYAAPAVAYAAPAYHAPVAYAAAPAFVKTHYF from the exons ATGTACAAGCTG ATCGTCCTCGCCGCCGTGCTggctgtcgccgccgccgcccccggcttCCTGGGCGCGCCTGCTGTCGCCTACACCGCCCCCGCGGTGGCCGCCGCCCCCgtagcctacgccgcccccgctgtcGTCAAGGCCGCCGTCGCCGCCCCCGCTgttgcctacgccgcccccgctgtagcctacgccgcccccgcttaCCACGCCCCCGTAGCCTACGCTGCAGCTCCCGCCTTCGTCAAGACGCACTACTTCTGA